One Paracidovorax avenae ATCC 19860 genomic region harbors:
- a CDS encoding acyl carrier protein: protein MNTQHILDKVRDILVETFEIDANRVTADANLFEDLDLDSIDAVDLAIKLQEMTGRRIQVDRFKSVRTVSDLVTTVQHLLATAETPATA, encoded by the coding sequence ATGAATACCCAGCACATCCTGGACAAAGTCCGCGACATCCTCGTGGAGACCTTCGAAATCGATGCCAACCGCGTCACGGCGGACGCGAACCTTTTCGAAGACCTCGATCTCGACAGCATCGATGCCGTGGATCTCGCGATCAAGCTGCAGGAAATGACCGGCCGGCGCATCCAGGTGGACCGCTTCAAGAGCGTGCGTACCGTGAGCGACCTCGTCACCACCGTGCAGCACCTGCTGGCGACGGCGGAAACGCCCGCCACCGCCTGA
- a CDS encoding phosphopantetheine-binding protein, translating to MNSLKLEIKRLIIETLDLEGTTPDDIADDALLFAADGVGLDSIDALEIGVALRKRYQIQLEAGDAENRRHFSSVSSLAELIESRRQFA from the coding sequence ATGAATTCACTGAAGCTTGAAATCAAGCGCCTCATCATCGAGACGCTCGACCTGGAAGGCACCACCCCGGACGACATCGCGGACGACGCCCTGCTTTTCGCCGCCGACGGCGTGGGGCTGGATTCCATCGATGCCCTGGAGATCGGCGTCGCGCTGCGCAAGCGCTACCAGATCCAGCTGGAGGCCGGCGATGCCGAGAACCGCCGGCACTTCAGTTCGGTCAGCAGCCTGGCGGAGCTGATCGAATCCCGGCGGCAGTTCGCCTGA
- a CDS encoding lysophospholipid acyltransferase family protein — MTLSWDYGWRLFATALCFTAFGLGGLLLTVAVFPALLLFRKADRIRHARRLIQRVFAGFLRLAETLGVMRLHVSGAHRLRDCGGALVLANHPTLIDVVVLLSLMPTAGCVVKRALWKNPVLGAAVRAAGYISNSEPETLVGDCTRALAEGRPLIIFPEGTRSQPGQPLRFLRGASYIAIASGAPVVPVLIGCRPSTLTKQDKWYRIPPRRFDLRVEVLEPLARWHADAGDAPSALAARHLTQSLETHFTREIQRHEFTEA; from the coding sequence ATGACGCTGAGCTGGGACTACGGCTGGCGCCTGTTCGCCACGGCCCTGTGCTTCACGGCGTTCGGCCTGGGCGGCCTGCTGCTGACGGTGGCGGTGTTCCCCGCCCTGCTGCTCTTCAGGAAGGCCGACCGCATCCGGCATGCCCGCCGGCTCATCCAGCGCGTGTTCGCAGGTTTCCTGCGGCTCGCCGAAACCCTGGGCGTGATGCGCCTGCATGTCTCCGGCGCGCACCGGCTGCGCGACTGCGGCGGCGCACTGGTGCTCGCCAACCACCCCACGCTGATCGACGTGGTGGTGCTGCTCTCGCTCATGCCCACGGCGGGCTGCGTGGTGAAGCGGGCCCTCTGGAAGAACCCCGTGCTCGGCGCCGCCGTGCGGGCGGCCGGCTACATCAGCAATTCGGAGCCCGAAACGCTGGTGGGCGACTGCACGCGGGCCCTGGCGGAGGGCCGGCCGCTCATCATCTTCCCGGAGGGCACGCGCAGCCAGCCCGGCCAGCCGCTGCGCTTCCTGCGCGGCGCCTCTTACATCGCCATCGCGAGCGGGGCTCCCGTCGTTCCGGTGCTGATCGGCTGCCGGCCATCGACGCTCACCAAGCAGGACAAGTGGTACCGCATCCCCCCGCGGCGGTTCGACCTGCGGGTGGAGGTGCTCGAGCCGCTGGCCCGGTGGCATGCCGATGCCGGTGACGCACCGTCGGCCCTCGCCGCCCGGCACCTGACCCAATCCCTGGAAACCCATTTCACCCGAGAAATACAGCGCCATGAATTCACTGAAGCTTGA
- a CDS encoding beta-ketoacyl synthase chain length factor, producing the protein MSMSAFSHAAPAAGALRMHIPLARWACWPAPGEAAAQAAPRADFLEPAMRRRVGALARAALQVAHDCAGHLPSVRIVFASRHGELGRTTQMLQELAEGQELSPMAFSMSVLNAIAGVYSIATQDRAPATAVSAAEGTFGMALLEAGLQWADDPAYPVLLLYADEPASPVYGPVAGDLSRPLVLALLLDSHAAQSLCMEMAEASGAATATAQPEAFLSCLLGPDEACWTDGRQQWTWRRGPAA; encoded by the coding sequence ATGTCGATGTCTGCCTTTTCCCATGCGGCGCCGGCCGCCGGTGCTCTCAGGATGCACATTCCCCTGGCGCGCTGGGCCTGCTGGCCCGCGCCGGGTGAGGCAGCGGCGCAGGCCGCTCCCCGCGCCGATTTCCTCGAGCCCGCCATGCGGCGTCGGGTCGGCGCCCTGGCCCGCGCGGCGCTGCAGGTGGCGCACGACTGCGCGGGGCACCTGCCCAGCGTGCGCATCGTCTTCGCATCCCGCCATGGCGAGCTGGGCCGCACGACCCAGATGCTGCAGGAACTCGCCGAAGGGCAGGAGCTGTCGCCCATGGCGTTCAGCATGTCGGTGCTCAATGCCATCGCCGGCGTCTATTCGATCGCCACGCAGGACCGCGCCCCCGCCACCGCGGTGTCCGCCGCGGAAGGCACGTTCGGCATGGCGCTGCTGGAAGCCGGCCTGCAGTGGGCCGACGACCCCGCGTATCCCGTGCTGCTGCTGTATGCGGACGAACCGGCATCGCCCGTCTACGGGCCCGTGGCCGGGGACCTGTCCCGCCCCCTGGTGCTGGCGCTGCTGCTGGATTCGCACGCGGCGCAAAGCCTGTGCATGGAAATGGCGGAGGCCTCCGGCGCTGCGACCGCCACCGCACAGCCCGAAGCCTTCCTGTCATGCCTGCTCGGCCCGGACGAGGCGTGCTGGACGGACGGCCGCCAACAGTGGACATGGCGCAGGGGACCCGCGGCATGA
- a CDS encoding 4'-phosphopantetheinyl transferase family protein has product MIHSTTTFVTPSSDRVRFELFGSVLPHPAAQASLATQAAPAIDIAVVHLGASTLRTRAAQRNAQSRAARRVLRAMLPACPGRRAPRICKTALGAPYLEGGPDLRISIAHSGGWIACATAPSACVGIDIEQPRQRDWLAGAPWALHPAEIAWMRENPQQQSLQGLLHWCRKEALVKALGLGMHDSVPFPEIRFSPQGLLIEAPDRCGDVGAWNFHTRVLRSGAVMAAAWR; this is encoded by the coding sequence GTGATCCATTCGACAACAACATTCGTCACACCGTCGTCCGACCGCGTTCGATTCGAGCTTTTCGGATCCGTCCTGCCGCATCCTGCCGCGCAGGCGTCCCTGGCAACGCAGGCCGCACCCGCCATCGACATCGCGGTAGTGCACCTGGGCGCCTCCACCCTCCGCACGCGCGCGGCCCAGCGCAACGCCCAGTCCCGCGCCGCACGCAGGGTGCTCCGGGCCATGCTGCCCGCCTGCCCTGGCCGCCGCGCACCACGCATCTGCAAGACGGCCCTGGGTGCGCCCTACCTGGAGGGCGGGCCGGACCTGCGCATCAGCATCGCGCACAGCGGCGGCTGGATCGCCTGCGCCACCGCCCCGTCCGCCTGCGTGGGGATCGACATCGAGCAGCCCCGGCAGCGCGACTGGCTGGCCGGCGCGCCCTGGGCACTGCACCCCGCCGAGATCGCCTGGATGCGGGAGAACCCGCAGCAGCAATCCCTGCAGGGGTTGTTGCACTGGTGCCGCAAGGAAGCCCTGGTCAAGGCGCTCGGCCTGGGAATGCACGACAGCGTGCCGTTCCCGGAAATCCGGTTCTCCCCGCAAGGCCTGCTGATCGAGGCGCCCGACCGGTGCGGAGACGTGGGCGCGTGGAATTTCCATACCCGGGTCCTGCGCTCGGGTGCGGTGATGGCGGCTGCATGGCGCTGA
- a CDS encoding LysR family transcriptional regulator, with protein MDQIQAMRIYARVVEAGTFTRAADSLQLPKATVTKHVQALEARLRVRLLNRTTRRVTVTPDGAAYYDRAVRLLADFDDIEASMTHARATPSGRLRVDVGTSMARLLIIPHLEEFQSRYPDIQLELGVSDRIVDLLSDNVDCVIRGGELTDQSLVARRIGLLEFITVASPAYLERHGTPREPLDLERGHQSVIYFSPRTSRRYPLEFHRDGESLEIGGPSRLAVNESNAYLAALLAGRGVGQITTMQAQRYVDRGDLVRVLPEWSHPLLPVYVVYPPNRHLSAKVRAFVDWAAEIFSRMPQGVVSTAGRQ; from the coding sequence ATGGACCAGATCCAGGCCATGCGCATTTACGCGCGGGTGGTGGAAGCCGGCACGTTCACGCGCGCCGCAGACTCCCTGCAACTGCCCAAAGCCACCGTCACCAAGCACGTCCAGGCGCTGGAAGCGCGCCTGCGCGTGCGCCTGCTCAACCGTACCACGCGGCGCGTGACCGTCACGCCCGACGGCGCGGCCTACTACGACCGCGCCGTGCGCCTGCTGGCCGATTTCGACGACATCGAGGCCAGCATGACCCATGCGCGCGCCACGCCCAGCGGCCGCCTGCGCGTGGACGTGGGCACCTCGATGGCACGGCTGCTCATCATCCCGCACCTGGAGGAGTTCCAGTCGCGCTACCCCGACATCCAGCTCGAGCTGGGCGTGAGCGACCGCATCGTGGACCTGCTCAGCGACAACGTGGACTGCGTGATACGCGGCGGCGAACTCACCGACCAGTCGCTCGTGGCGCGCCGCATCGGCCTGCTGGAGTTCATCACCGTCGCCTCGCCCGCCTACCTGGAACGCCACGGCACGCCGCGCGAACCGCTGGACCTCGAACGCGGCCACCAGAGCGTGATCTATTTCTCGCCGCGCACGTCGCGGCGCTACCCGCTGGAATTCCACCGGGACGGTGAATCGCTGGAAATCGGCGGGCCCTCGCGCCTTGCGGTGAACGAGAGCAATGCCTACCTGGCCGCGCTGCTCGCCGGCCGCGGCGTGGGCCAGATCACCACCATGCAGGCCCAGCGCTACGTGGACCGCGGCGACCTGGTGCGCGTGCTGCCCGAGTGGAGCCATCCGCTGCTGCCGGTCTATGTGGTGTACCCGCCCAACCGGCACCTGAGCGCGAAGGTGCGCGCGTTCGTGGACTGGGCGGCGGAGATCTTCTCCAGGATGCCGCAAGGGGTAGTTTCAACGGCCGGCCGGCAGTAA
- a CDS encoding alpha/beta hydrolase, producing MPTTTSSRSMPDGARSESTIAVAPGQDVAVRMYGRRKTGETSPLVVHFHGGAFVSGDLDSGCTIAGLLQEAGALVVSVAYPLAPEHPFPQPLETGYAVLQWAYRYRTRLAGTGAPVYVAGEEAGGNLAAGVCLMARDQSHPPLAGQILVSPMLDPCAGTPSLRAATEGSDACRWAQGWEKFLRCARDAEHPYAVPGTAQRLAGLPPTLLLVGDTDPMHDETLAYAARLEAAGLPVELHVLRKAERWPDALLEPGTQACPCADEARERFRRFMEAGRCPAPR from the coding sequence ATGCCCACCACCACATCGTCCCGTTCCATGCCCGATGGCGCCCGCTCCGAATCCACCATTGCGGTGGCGCCGGGGCAGGACGTCGCCGTGCGCATGTACGGCCGCAGGAAAACCGGCGAGACGTCGCCGCTGGTCGTGCATTTCCATGGCGGGGCCTTCGTGTCGGGCGACCTGGACAGCGGCTGCACGATCGCCGGCCTGCTGCAGGAAGCCGGGGCGCTGGTGGTGTCGGTGGCCTATCCGCTGGCGCCCGAGCATCCGTTCCCGCAGCCGCTGGAGACGGGCTATGCCGTGCTGCAGTGGGCCTACCGCTACCGCACGCGGCTGGCCGGCACGGGGGCCCCGGTCTATGTGGCCGGGGAAGAGGCCGGCGGCAACCTGGCGGCGGGCGTGTGCCTGATGGCGCGCGACCAGTCCCACCCGCCGCTGGCGGGGCAGATCCTGGTGTCGCCGATGCTCGACCCCTGCGCCGGCACGCCGTCGCTGCGGGCCGCCACGGAAGGCAGTGACGCGTGCCGCTGGGCCCAGGGCTGGGAGAAGTTCCTGCGCTGCGCGCGCGACGCGGAACACCCGTATGCCGTGCCCGGCACCGCGCAGCGCCTGGCGGGCCTGCCTCCCACGCTGCTGCTGGTCGGCGACACCGATCCGATGCACGACGAAACGCTGGCCTATGCGGCACGGCTGGAGGCCGCCGGCCTGCCGGTGGAGCTGCACGTGCTGCGCAAGGCCGAGCGCTGGCCCGATGCGCTGCTGGAGCCCGGCACCCAGGCCTGTCCGTGCGCGGACGAGGCGCGCGAGCGGTTCCGCCGCTTCATGGAGGCCGGCCGATGTCCGGCTCCGCGCTGA
- a CDS encoding efflux RND transporter periplasmic adaptor subunit — MPSSRPISLFSPARRWWTAAGAAAAIAAGGGALFGLSASHAEAPAADAAPPAVPVSVAAVVQQDVALWDEFSGRLEAVQRVDIRPRVAGAVQAVHFREGALVKQGDLLFTVDPAPYAAEVDRADAQVVAAQARVSYTRSEMERASRLWEEHAIAQRERDERVNAQREAEANLRAAQAALQTARLNLGYTQVRAPVAGRVGRIEVTVGNLVGSGAGAPVLTTLVSVSPIYASFDTDEQIVARALEGLRSGQSARTLIERIPVQMGTGTAGSMPHTGHLQLIDNQVDARSGTVRVRAVFDNADGALMPGQFARIRMGQAKSTQAVLINERAVGTDQSKKFVMVVGEGNKAEYREVQLGAPVDGLRVVTSGLKAGERIVVNGLQRVRPGAVVAPQEVPMAAKSELGGEGAQARAAARQPAA; from the coding sequence ATGCCGTCATCCCGACCCATTTCCCTCTTCTCGCCCGCGCGCCGCTGGTGGACCGCTGCCGGCGCCGCAGCCGCCATCGCGGCCGGTGGCGGGGCCCTGTTCGGGCTTTCCGCCTCGCACGCCGAGGCGCCGGCCGCCGATGCCGCGCCCCCGGCCGTGCCGGTGTCCGTCGCCGCCGTGGTGCAGCAGGACGTCGCGCTGTGGGACGAGTTCTCCGGCCGGCTCGAGGCCGTGCAGCGCGTGGACATCCGCCCGCGCGTGGCCGGCGCCGTGCAGGCCGTGCACTTCCGCGAAGGCGCGCTGGTGAAGCAGGGCGACCTGCTGTTCACCGTGGACCCGGCGCCCTATGCGGCCGAGGTGGACCGGGCCGATGCCCAGGTGGTGGCCGCACAGGCCCGCGTGTCGTACACCCGCAGCGAGATGGAGCGCGCCAGCCGTCTGTGGGAGGAACACGCCATCGCCCAGCGCGAGCGCGACGAACGCGTGAACGCCCAGCGCGAGGCCGAGGCCAACCTGCGCGCCGCCCAGGCCGCGTTGCAGACGGCGCGCCTGAATCTGGGCTATACCCAGGTGCGCGCGCCGGTCGCGGGCCGCGTGGGCCGCATCGAGGTCACTGTGGGCAACCTCGTGGGCTCCGGGGCCGGCGCGCCGGTGCTCACGACGCTGGTGTCGGTCAGCCCGATCTACGCCAGCTTCGACACCGACGAGCAGATCGTGGCCCGCGCGCTGGAAGGGCTGCGCTCCGGCCAGAGCGCCCGCACGCTCATCGAGCGCATTCCCGTGCAGATGGGCACGGGCACCGCCGGCAGCATGCCGCACACCGGCCACCTGCAGCTCATCGACAACCAGGTGGATGCGCGCAGCGGCACGGTGCGCGTGCGCGCCGTGTTCGACAACGCCGATGGCGCCCTCATGCCGGGCCAGTTCGCCCGCATCCGCATGGGCCAGGCGAAGAGCACCCAGGCCGTGCTGATCAATGAACGCGCCGTGGGCACGGACCAGAGCAAGAAGTTCGTGATGGTGGTGGGCGAGGGCAACAAGGCCGAATACCGCGAGGTGCAGCTGGGCGCGCCGGTCGATGGCCTGCGCGTCGTCACCTCGGGCCTGAAGGCGGGCGAGCGCATCGTCGTCAACGGCCTGCAGCGCGTGCGCCCCGGCGCCGTGGTCGCCCCGCAGGAGGTGCCCATGGCCGCCAAATCCGAACTGGGCGGGGAGGGCGCGCAGGCGCGCGCCGCCGCCCGCCAGCCCGCGGCCTGA
- a CDS encoding efflux RND transporter permease subunit, whose translation MNLSRFFIDRPIFAGVLSVLIFLAGLIALRALPISEYPEVAPPSVVVRATYPGANPKVIAETVATPLEESINGVEGMLYMGSQATTDGVMTLTVTFALGTDPDKAQQLVQNRVSQAEPRLPEEVRRLGVTTVKSAPDLTMVVHMVSPNGRYDIDYLRNYAVLNVKDRLARIPGVGQVQIFGGGDYSMRAWLDPQKVAQRGLSAGDVVAAIRGQNVQAAAGVVGQSPGLPGVDMQLSINARGRLATVEEFGDIIVKTGADGAVTRLRDVARLELGAADYSLRSLLNNDPAVGMGVFQAPGSNALDISANVRATMAELQKHMPEGVEFRIAYDPTQFVRASIHSVIQTLLEAIALVVVVVILFLQTWRASIIPLLAVPVSVVGTFAVLHLLGFSINALSLFGLVLAIGIVVDDAIVVVENVERNIEAGLSPREATYRAMREVSGPIIAIALVLVAVFVPLAFISGLTGQFYRQFAVTIAISTVISAINSLTLSPALSALLLKGHHEPKDALTRGMDRVLGGFFRRFNRVFHRGSEAYSGGVRRVIGRKALMLAVYLVLVGATWGLFKAVPGGFVPAQDKQYLVGFAQLPDGATLDRTEDVIRRMGEIVKKNPNVEDAIAFPGLSINGFTNSSNAGIVFVTLKPFAERRRADQSGGAVAGQLNQAFGSIQDAFIAMFPPPPVAGLGTTGGFKLQIEDRASLGYGAMDAAVKAFMAKAYQTPELAGLFTSWQVNVPQLYADIDRTKARQLGVPVTDIFETLQIYLGSLYANDFNQFGRTYSVRVQADAPYRARAEDVGLLKVRSTTGEMVPLSALMKIENSFGPERAMRYNGFLSADVNGGPAPGFSSGQAQAAVERIAAETLPPGIGFEWTELTYQEILAGNSAVLVFPLAILLVFLVLAAQYESLTLPIAIILIVPMGLMAAMAGVWLTRGDNNVFTQIGLIVLVGLSAKNAILIVEFARELEFAGRTPVQAAIEASRLRLRPILMTSLAFVMGVLPLVLSTGAGSEMRSAMGVAVFAGMIGVTAFGLFLTPVFYVALRRLAGNRPLQQHGSHVAPITDAGHGIPGHGASAHPVIAAPRSLHE comes from the coding sequence ATGAACCTCTCCCGTTTCTTCATCGACCGCCCCATCTTCGCCGGGGTGCTGTCGGTGCTCATCTTCCTGGCGGGGCTGATCGCCCTGCGGGCGCTGCCGATCTCGGAATACCCCGAGGTGGCGCCGCCCTCCGTCGTGGTGCGCGCCACCTACCCCGGCGCCAACCCCAAGGTGATCGCCGAGACCGTGGCCACGCCGCTGGAGGAATCCATCAACGGCGTGGAAGGCATGCTCTACATGGGCAGCCAGGCCACGACCGACGGCGTGATGACGCTCACCGTGACCTTCGCGCTGGGCACCGACCCGGACAAGGCGCAGCAACTGGTGCAGAACCGCGTCTCGCAGGCCGAGCCGCGCCTGCCCGAGGAAGTGCGCCGCCTGGGCGTCACCACGGTCAAGAGCGCGCCGGACCTGACCATGGTCGTGCACATGGTCTCGCCCAACGGCCGCTACGACATCGACTACCTGCGCAACTACGCCGTGCTCAACGTGAAGGACCGGCTGGCCCGCATTCCCGGCGTCGGGCAGGTGCAGATCTTCGGCGGCGGCGACTATTCCATGCGCGCCTGGCTGGACCCGCAGAAGGTGGCGCAGCGCGGCCTCTCCGCAGGCGACGTGGTGGCCGCCATCCGCGGGCAGAACGTACAGGCGGCCGCCGGCGTGGTGGGCCAGTCGCCCGGCCTGCCGGGTGTGGACATGCAGCTGTCGATCAACGCCCGGGGCCGCCTGGCCACGGTGGAGGAGTTCGGCGACATCATCGTCAAGACCGGCGCCGACGGGGCCGTGACGCGCCTGCGCGACGTGGCCCGGCTGGAACTGGGCGCGGCCGACTACTCGCTGCGCTCGCTGCTCAACAACGACCCGGCCGTGGGCATGGGCGTCTTCCAGGCGCCCGGCTCCAACGCGCTCGACATCTCGGCCAACGTGCGCGCCACCATGGCCGAACTGCAGAAGCACATGCCCGAGGGCGTGGAGTTCCGCATCGCCTACGACCCCACGCAGTTCGTGCGCGCCTCCATCCACTCGGTCATCCAGACATTGCTGGAAGCCATCGCGCTGGTGGTGGTCGTGGTGATCCTCTTCCTGCAGACCTGGCGCGCTTCCATCATCCCGCTGCTGGCCGTGCCGGTGTCGGTGGTGGGCACGTTCGCGGTGCTGCACCTGCTGGGCTTCTCGATCAACGCGCTGTCGCTCTTCGGGCTGGTGCTGGCCATCGGGATCGTGGTGGACGACGCCATCGTGGTGGTGGAGAACGTCGAGCGCAACATCGAGGCGGGCCTCTCACCGCGCGAAGCCACCTACCGCGCCATGCGCGAGGTGAGCGGACCCATCATCGCCATCGCGCTGGTGCTGGTGGCCGTGTTCGTGCCGCTGGCCTTCATCAGCGGGCTCACGGGGCAGTTCTACCGCCAGTTCGCGGTGACCATCGCCATCTCCACCGTGATCTCGGCGATCAACTCGCTCACGCTGTCGCCCGCGCTCAGTGCGCTGCTGCTCAAGGGCCACCACGAGCCCAAGGATGCGCTCACCCGCGGCATGGACCGCGTACTGGGCGGCTTCTTCCGCCGCTTCAACCGCGTGTTCCACCGCGGCTCGGAGGCCTACAGCGGCGGCGTGCGGCGCGTGATCGGCCGCAAGGCGCTGATGCTGGCCGTCTATCTGGTGCTGGTCGGCGCGACCTGGGGCCTCTTCAAGGCCGTGCCCGGCGGCTTCGTGCCCGCGCAGGACAAGCAGTACCTGGTGGGCTTCGCGCAGCTGCCCGACGGCGCCACGCTGGACCGCACGGAAGACGTCATCCGCCGCATGGGCGAGATCGTGAAGAAGAACCCCAACGTGGAGGACGCCATCGCCTTCCCGGGCCTGTCGATCAACGGCTTCACCAACAGCTCCAACGCGGGCATCGTGTTCGTCACGCTCAAGCCCTTCGCCGAGCGCCGGCGCGCCGACCAGAGCGGGGGCGCCGTGGCCGGCCAGTTGAATCAGGCCTTCGGCAGCATCCAGGATGCGTTCATCGCCATGTTCCCGCCCCCGCCGGTGGCGGGGCTGGGCACGACGGGCGGCTTCAAGCTGCAGATCGAAGACCGCGCCTCGCTGGGCTATGGCGCCATGGACGCGGCCGTGAAAGCCTTCATGGCCAAGGCCTACCAGACGCCGGAACTGGCGGGGCTGTTCACCAGCTGGCAGGTCAACGTGCCGCAGCTGTACGCCGACATCGACCGCACCAAGGCCCGCCAGCTCGGCGTGCCGGTGACGGACATCTTCGAGACGCTGCAGATCTACCTGGGCAGCCTGTACGCCAACGACTTCAACCAGTTCGGCCGCACCTACAGCGTGCGCGTGCAGGCCGATGCGCCCTACCGGGCGCGGGCGGAGGACGTCGGCCTGCTCAAGGTGCGTTCCACCACGGGCGAAATGGTGCCGCTGTCGGCCCTCATGAAGATCGAGAACAGCTTCGGCCCCGAGCGCGCCATGCGCTACAACGGCTTCCTGTCGGCCGACGTGAACGGCGGTCCCGCGCCCGGCTTCTCGTCGGGCCAGGCGCAGGCCGCCGTGGAGCGCATCGCCGCCGAGACGCTGCCGCCGGGCATCGGCTTCGAATGGACGGAGCTCACCTACCAGGAGATCCTGGCCGGCAATTCCGCCGTGCTGGTGTTCCCGCTGGCCATCCTGCTGGTGTTCCTGGTGCTGGCCGCGCAGTACGAAAGCCTGACGCTGCCCATCGCCATCATCCTGATCGTGCCCATGGGCCTGATGGCCGCCATGGCCGGCGTGTGGCTCACCCGCGGCGACAACAACGTGTTCACCCAGATCGGGCTGATCGTGCTGGTGGGGCTGTCGGCCAAGAACGCGATCCTGATCGTGGAGTTCGCGCGGGAACTGGAGTTCGCCGGCCGCACGCCCGTGCAGGCCGCCATCGAGGCCAGCCGCCTGCGGTTGCGCCCCATCCTGATGACCTCGCTGGCCTTCGTGATGGGCGTGCTGCCCCTGGTGCTGTCCACCGGCGCCGGCTCGGAGATGCGTAGCGCCATGGGCGTGGCGGTGTTCGCCGGGATGATCGGCGTCACGGCCTTCGGCCTGTTCCTCACGCCGGTCTTCTACGTGGCCCTGCGCCGCCTGGCGGGCAACCGGCCGCTGCAGCAGCACGGCAGCCACGTGGCGCCGATCACCGACGCCGGCCACGGCATCCCGGGCCATGGGGCCTCGGCGCACCCCGTGATCGCCGCGCCGCGCAGCCTGCACGAATGA
- a CDS encoding efflux transporter outer membrane subunit, which yields MTMFSPWVSLSRLAPLAAALVLAGCMSTPAVPEHAGVAVPAAFSEAAGSASWTTAPPAEAQPRGTWWLGFRDPVLDDLVQRAGSGNTSVQEAAARLAEARALLRSADASRAPQLGASAGVARQAGANTATGGPAPATLATAGLNVSYELDLFGRLSQASDAARLDARSREALLQSARLMAQADTAQAYLQLRSVQAEQALVQEGLAAYRDTLRLTERRYQAGDVAELDVARVQAEVAATESDALALERQQAVLTHALALLVGEVATGFTVPPAAGEATLPVIPPGVPGTVLARRPDVSAAQAAVLAAQARVGVAQAAWFPAVTLTGNGGYASPELGDLFKWSARSWGIGALLSLPLFDGGQRQAQEDGARARLEGALAAHRGQVLTAFREVEDQLSALRLLAGQAEAQGRAVQSAARATQLSDSRYRNGMVSQLELLDARRSELRNRRQALQVRTAQYTATVGLIRALGGGWGDGGATMGDEERPVARNG from the coding sequence ATGACGATGTTTTCTCCTTGGGTTTCCCTCTCGCGGCTGGCACCGCTGGCCGCGGCCCTGGTGCTGGCCGGCTGCATGAGCACTCCGGCGGTGCCGGAACATGCCGGCGTGGCCGTGCCCGCCGCCTTCAGCGAGGCCGCCGGCTCCGCATCGTGGACCACGGCACCGCCCGCCGAGGCGCAGCCCCGCGGCACCTGGTGGCTGGGCTTCCGCGATCCGGTGCTCGACGATCTGGTGCAGCGCGCCGGCAGCGGCAACACCAGCGTGCAGGAGGCCGCCGCCCGGCTGGCCGAAGCGCGGGCGCTGCTGCGCTCTGCCGACGCCAGCCGCGCGCCCCAATTGGGCGCCTCGGCCGGCGTCGCGCGGCAGGCCGGCGCCAACACGGCCACGGGCGGCCCGGCGCCTGCCACGCTGGCCACGGCGGGGCTGAACGTGTCCTATGAACTGGACCTGTTCGGCCGCCTGTCGCAGGCCAGCGATGCCGCGCGGCTCGACGCCCGCTCGCGCGAGGCGCTGCTGCAGAGCGCGCGCCTGATGGCCCAGGCGGACACGGCCCAGGCCTACCTGCAGCTGCGCTCGGTGCAGGCCGAGCAGGCCCTGGTGCAGGAGGGCCTGGCCGCCTACCGCGATACCTTGCGCCTGACCGAGCGGCGCTACCAGGCCGGCGACGTGGCCGAACTGGACGTGGCGCGCGTGCAGGCCGAGGTGGCCGCCACCGAATCCGACGCGCTCGCCCTGGAGCGCCAGCAAGCCGTGCTGACGCATGCGCTGGCCCTGCTGGTCGGCGAGGTGGCCACCGGCTTCACCGTGCCCCCCGCAGCAGGCGAGGCCACGCTGCCCGTCATTCCCCCAGGCGTGCCGGGCACGGTGCTGGCGCGCCGGCCGGACGTCTCGGCGGCGCAGGCGGCCGTGCTGGCGGCGCAGGCCCGGGTGGGCGTGGCCCAGGCGGCGTGGTTCCCGGCCGTCACGCTCACGGGCAACGGCGGCTATGCCTCGCCGGAACTGGGCGACCTTTTCAAGTGGTCGGCCCGGTCCTGGGGCATCGGTGCGCTGCTGTCGCTGCCGCTCTTCGACGGCGGCCAGCGCCAGGCGCAGGAAGATGGTGCCCGTGCCCGGCTGGAAGGCGCGCTGGCCGCCCACCGCGGTCAGGTGCTCACGGCCTTCCGCGAGGTCGAGGACCAGCTCAGCGCGCTGCGCCTGCTGGCCGGCCAGGCCGAGGCCCAGGGCCGCGCCGTGCAGTCGGCAGCGCGCGCCACGCAGCTGTCCGATTCGCGCTACCGCAACGGCATGGTGAGCCAGCTGGAACTGCTCGACGCCCGCCGCAGCGAACTGCGCAACCGCCGCCAGGCCCTGCAGGTGCGCACCGCGCAATACACGGCCACGGTGGGCCTGATCCGCGCACTGGGCGGCGGCTGGGGAGACGGGGGAGCGACAATGGGGGACGAGGAGCGGCCGGTCGCGCGCAACGGTTGA